AACCTTCGATTTTTGCAATAATGTTGCCATTAAAATTCCCTAAATTTTACAGTAAACCCGCGAGTTTCAAGGCATCTTCAACCTTTTGCTGTCCAGATACAGTTAACGGTGTCATTGGTAACCGTAATGTATCATCCGCAATAAGACCTAAACGATGACAAGCCCATTTCGCAGGGATTGGATTCGGCTCAACAAATAACTGATGATGAAGTCCCATCAGCTGTTTATTCAATTCACGGGCCTCAGTATATTTGCCCGCAAGCGCTAAGTCACACATTTTTACCATCTGCGCAGCCGCGACGTTGGACGTGACCGAAATGACGCCCTTTCCACCGAGTTGCATGAAATCAAGTGCAGTCGCATCATCGCCAGAAAGCAGAACAAAATGGTCATCAACCAACTCTTTGATTTGATGAACCCGTGCTAAGTTCCCTGTGGCTTCTTTAATTGCCACAATATTCGCCAATTTCGCCAAGCGGCCCACAGTTTCAGGTAATAAATCACATCCAGTGCGCGATGGTACATTATAGAGAACTTGTGGCAAGCTGGTGTTTTCTGAGATTGCTTTAAAATGCTGATATAAGCCTTCTTGTGACGGTCTATTATAATAAGGCGTTACTGTTAGGCACGCAACTACACCACTGTTTTCAAACTCATTTGTTAGTGAAATCGCTTCTGCGGTCGCATTTGCACCTGTTCCCGCAATAATTGGGATACGTCCATCTGCTAGCTCAAGCGTCGCTTTCACTACATCAACATGCTCTTTATGGTTTAATGTTGCTGATTCCCCCGTTGTTCCCACTGACACAATCGCAGAGGTTTTATTTGCGACATGGTAATCCACCAGCTGTTTCAAGCTTTTTCTATCAACGTTACCCGCTGAATCCATTGGTGTGATCACAGCAACAATACTGCCTTGTAAAAAGTCTTTGTAGTTTACGTTTTGATTAGCCATCGCAATGCCCCCTAAATAGTGAGTTTCCATGTTACGTTTTCATTTCACAGAAGAAAACCACCCAAACGCAAGATTTTAATGAATTTTGTTAATGCCGATGACATTAACTTAAATAGAAGTAATAATTCAGCCATATTTGTCGCAAGAGTGAATCGCCCCACTTGGCAGATTCACAATTTTATGGTTTCCTTACCACCATCCTGAGTCAATATCATTGACCTAAATTTAGTCAAAATAAGGAAGATACTTTGCCTAAGACTGAACCGCAATTTCTTGTTATTACTGCGCTGGGAACAGATCGTCCGGGCATTGTGAATACAATGACACGCCTTGTCAGTGAATGTGATTGTAATATTGAGGATAGTCGACTCGCTATGTTTGGCGAGGAATTTACTTTTATAATGATGTTATCCGGCAGTTGGAATGCTATCACGCTTCTAGAGGCGATTTTACCGACTAAAGGGGCAGAGTTAGATTTGCTGATTGTGATGAAACGCACGCATAGCGTACAAAAAACCTACTATCCGTCTACTGTAACCGTGAATGTGATGGTGGACGATGCGCCGCGTATTATTGAACAATTTACCAATTTGTTTACCACTCAACAGTGCAACATCGCAGAATTGATTTCTAAAACACAGCCTGCAAATGATACACAACCGGCCCAATTGGAAATTCAAATTACAGCCCATGACCCACTGGATGATAATGGCATAATTATAAAGAATAAATTTCAACAACTATGTACAATGCTAAATGCCAAAGGCAACATCAGTATTGTTAACAACCCCAAAATGCAGAGTTAACGGAGATATATGTAATGAACCCATTGAAAGCCGGTGATAAGGCACCTCAATTTAGCCTTCCTGACCAAGATGGTGAAATCATCAATCTTTCTGATTTCCAGGGTCAACGCGTATTAGTTTACTTTTATCCTAAAGCGATGACACCAGGCTGTACAGTTCAAGCATGTGGACTGCGTGATGAGATGGATACACTAAAAGCAAAAGGTGTCGAAGTTTTAGGTATTAGTACAGACAAACCAGAAAAATTGGCTCGTTTCGCTGAAAAAGAGTTATTAAACTTCACACTGTTATCCGATGAAGATCATCAAATTTGTGAACAATTTGGTGTGTGGGGTGAAAAACAATTTATGGGTAAAACTTATGACGGTATCCACCGCATTAGTTTCCTTGTCGATGCAAATGGCACCATCGAGCACGTATTTGACGATTTTAAAACCAGTAACCACCACGAAATCGTATTAGCATATATCAACGCTCACGCCTAATTACTCAAAAGGGTTGCTAATTTAGCAACCCTTTTTCTTCATGACTCTATTTTCTAACCTTCTGTTTTTTCTGTTGTCTCACTATCACTCAAATCTTGTGGCCATGCGTTAATCACCGCTTTGATTAAGGTTGCTAGCGGGATCGCAAAAAACACGCCCCAGAATCCCCATAACCCGCCAAAAATCACCACAGACAAGATAATCACGAGTGGGTGTAAGTTCACGGCTTCTGAGTACAACAGCGGCACGACGATGTTACTGTCTAGCCCTTGGATCACCAGATAAACAATAAACAGTGACCAGAACTCAGTACCTACGCCCCATTGAAATAATGCGACTAAGACCACCGGAATGGTGGCTGCCACTGCACCGATATATGGGATCAAAACAGAAACGCCAACCAATACGGATAACAGCACTGAGTAACGCAGATCAAAATAGGCAAAACCAATATAGGTACAGACACCAACAATCACCATTTCCGTGACTTTACCACGCAAATAGTTGGTAATTTGCTGATTCATCTCCAGCCAAACTTTACTGACCAAAAGACGATTTTTCGGTAACAGTTTTAAGAAACTTTTGGTGATCTTTTCTTTATCTTTTAATAAGAAAAACATCATCAACGGCACTAAAACCAGATAGATTGCTAATGTAAAAATACCAATTAATGAAGCAACTGACGCTTTTACCACAGACTCCGCAACAACTGACAACCTACTGCGCACATTATCTGCCATCATATCAATGATGCCAGCATCAACCAGTGCAGGATATTGCTCCGGTAATCGGCGAGCAAACTCGCTAAAGCGATTGACCATGTTAGGTAAATCCGCCACGAGATTGATCCCTTGCTGCCATGCTGTTGGTGCAATAATTAAGATCACCATGGCACTTATTCCAGCAAACAAGGTCAAAATGATGCTAACCGCTAAAACGCGGGATAAACCAAGTCGTTGGAGTAAATGTGTTGGCCATTCCAGTAAATACGCTAAGACAATTGCGACTAATAATGGAGCCAGTATACTGCTGAAGAAAAAGATGACCAGAAAGCCAATAACCAGCAAACTAAACAATGCAACTGCTTGCGGGTCAGCAAAGCGCCGACGGTACCATTGTAAAAACATTTCTAACATTCATTGGCTCCTGGGAATGTAAAACAAAGACAGTTCCTAAATTAAAGAAAATTATACCGAATAACAGATTTTACGATAGCTTTTGCTATCATATCTCCCAATTAATTCGTATTTTCTGTAGGTAATAAGTGAAGATATGCACTATGAATAAAAAATTGAAATATCCACTGCTCGCTATCCTGATGTCCGCACTTATCCATGGTGCTGTATTACCTGCCTATAGTGCTGTTGAAGATACCCTACCCGATATCGGTACAACCGCAGGAGGAACTCTCAGCATTAACCAAGAAATCATTATGGGTGATGCCATCACTCGTCAAATTCGAGGAAGTACCCCCCTCATTTATGACCCCTTACTAACCCAGTACGTGAATAAGCTTGGGCAACGTTTAGTGACGAATGCAGATTCCGTCAAAACGCCATTTAAATTTTACCTTGTCAATAACCCGAATATTAACGCTTACGCCTATTTTGGCGGTAACGTGGTTCTTCACTCGGCACTGTTTCGTTATAGCCAAAATGAGAGCCAGCTTGCTTCCGTTATGGCGCACGAAATCTCTCACGTCACCCAGCGCCATCTGGCGCGAATGATGGAAGACCAAAAGGCCACAACACCGTTAGCTATCGCGGGGACTATCGGTTCTCTATTATTGGTAATGGCGAACCCGCAAGCTGGTTTTGCTGCATTAACGGGAACATTCGCGGGAATGCAGCAAGGGATGATCAGCTTTACACAAGCCAATGAGCAAGAAGCCGACCGAATTGGCCTACAAACATTACGTCGCTCAGGGTTTGACCCTCATGCCATGGCTGATTTTATGCAAACCATGTCTGACCAAACCCGCTATATGTCTAAACCGCCAGAAATTTTGCTGACTCACCCCTTACCTGACAGCCGTTTAGCCGATGCTCGTAACCGTTCAAACCAATATCCCAAAGTCCATGCCCCATCCTCATTAGACTTTATGTTGGCACGCGTTCGAATTTTGTCGATGTACAGCCCTGCGGATCAACGCAATGCGCTGGATCAAATCATCGAAAATTACAGTAAAGGCAATGCTCAAGAGCAAATGGCGGCGAAGTACGGCAAAGCATTATTGTTATCTCAAGATAAAAAATACAGCGAAGCGGGCGTTATTATTTCTGAATTGTTAGCCAAGCAGCCGGATAACCCGTGGTTTATCGACTCCATGACCGATATCGATATTGAGCAAAAACAAGTCGGTAAAGCAGTTGCTCGTCTACAAGATGCATTGAAGAAATCGCCGAAAAATACGGTATTTATTGTTAACCTTGCGAACGCATATGTCAGTAATGGGCAGTATAAAGACGCCACTAATTTATTAAATAAATACACGTTTGATTACCCAGACGACCCAATTGGCTGGGATCTGCTTGCCGAAGCCTCAGCAAAACTGGGGGATCGTAATGCAGAATTGGCGGCATATGCCGAAGGTATGGCACTGCGTGGCAACTACGACACTGCCATCAATTATTTAAGCGAAGCGAGCCGTAAAAGCCGCTTAGGCAGTTATGAACAACAACGTTTTGATGCGCGAATCGATGAACTCACTCGATTAAAAGAGCGCGATAGCAACGCAAAACCGTAAGGAATAAAGATAATGACGGATTCAATTAAAATTTATCACAACCCTCGCTGCTCCAAGAGCCGTGAAACACTGGCTTTATTGCAAGAAAAAGGCATCACGCCAACGGTGGTTGAATATCTAACGACGCCACCTTCAGTGGCTGACATTGAGAAATTGCTAAAGATGCTTGGATTTACCGATGCGCGCCAGTTAATGCGCACCAAAGAAGATATCTATAAAGAGTTGAAATTAGCGGATAATAACGTCACTCAAGCGCAGCTTATTCAAGCCATGCATGATAATCCAAAGTTAATTGAGCGCCCGATTGTGGTAAAAGGTAAAAAAGCCAAGTTAGGTCGGCCACCAGAGCAAGTGCTGGAAATTTTATAAGTAGGCTATTTGGCAGACAATAGATTGGCAGTCAATAGGCTGCCAATTTTTTATAATTTGAGAATGTCTTTAACGAAAGGAATGGTCATTTTACGTTGAGCAACAATCGAAGCATGATCAAGCTTATTTAAGATATCAAATAAGGTACCCATCTTTCTGTCTAACCGTTTTAATACAAACCGGCAAACATCTTCAGGCAATTCAAATCCACGAATACTGGCACGTAATTGCAGCGCACAAATTTTGTCTTCATCACTTAAAGGGTGCAGTTTATAAATTTGCCCCCAATCGAGGCGAGAGGCTAAATCCGGCAGTTTCAAATCAATCTGGCGCGGCGGGCGATCCCCGGTGATCAGTAAGCACGTTCGACCAATTTCTAAAATGCGGTTATACAGATTGAAGATGGCCATTTCCCACTCTTCATCTCCCGCGATGCATTGAATATTATCAATACAGACCAGAGAAAGATGTTCCATACCTTCTAGCACATCTGGCACAAAGTAAGCGCGTTTATCCAGCGGCACATAACCCACAGCAACACCTTGCTCAGATAACTCAGCACATGCCGCATGCAGTAAATGACTCTTACCGCCCCCTTCTCTTGACCAGTAATAAATATAACTACCGTGAGGCTGATTAATCGCCGTTTTTAGCGCAGAGAGTAATCCCTCATTTTCCCCTGCATAGAAACTGGCAAAGGTTTCATCATCTGGAAGAGAAAGTGGTAATGAGAGTTGAGATGGTGTATTCAGAAGCGCCTCTGATTGTGCAGTTCAATTAACGCCATTGAGTTTATCATAAATAACAAGAAGAGATGAACAGCCTGACGGTTAATTGCCGGAGCTTTAGCCACTCCGGCAATCTATTTCACTTAATCGTGACTTATTTTTTATTTTCGTCTAAGACTTTCACTTCAGAAGTCACAAACTGTTTTTCTGGGCGAACAAAGGTAATAAAGCGGAATAACAGCGCCATCAGAATACCGACGATTGTCGCCAACGCCATACCTTTCAGTTCAGCTTGACCAATGTGGATCACTGCGCCACTCACACCGATGATTAAAATCACTGAAGTTAAAATCAGGTTTTGTGGTTTGTTATAATCCACTTTCGAATCAATCAGAACACGAATTCCCGATGCACCGATTACGCCGTACAGTAACAGTGAAACACCCCCCATAACAGGTACTGGCACTAATTGAATCGCTGCCGCTAATTTGCCCACGCAAGAGAGTAAGATAGCGATAATGGCCGCGCCACCGATGACCCACGTACTGTAAACCTTAGTAATCGCCATCACGCCGATATTTTCACCGTAAGTGGTATTTGGCGTCGAACCAAAGAAACCCGACAACACGGTAGAGAAACCGTTTGCGAACATGGAACGATGTAAGCCTGGGTTTTTCATTAAGTCACGCTCAACGATATTCGCCGTCACCACTAAGTGCCCAACGTGTTCTGCAATCACCACTAACGCCGCAGGTAAAATGGTTAAAATCGCAAACCACTCAAAGCGCGGTGTATAGAATGTTGGAACTGCAAACCATGGAGCCTCGATAACTGGCGTGAAATCCACTATCCCCATGAAATAAGAGAGTGCATAGCCCGTTAAGAAGCCAATTAAGATTGGGATAATCGATAGGAATCCACGGAAAACCACGGCACACAAAATAGTGACTGACAATGTGGTGATTGAGATAATTAAGGTACTTGAATCAACCGCCGCACCTTCTTTTGGTAACAGCCCAGCCATACTAGCTGCTACTTGCGCTAATTCTAGACCGATAACTGCGACAATCGCCCCCATCGCTGCAGGTGGGAACATCACGTTGATCCAGCCACGCCCTGCCACTTTGACAATCAATGCCACGATACAAAATAGCACCCCGCAGATAATAAACCCGCCAAGCGCTAGCTCATACCCAAGAGGAAGTAAAATTAATACCGGAGAAATAAAGGCGAAACTCGACCCTAAATAAGCAGGAATTTTACCCTTACAGATAAATAAATACAGCAGCGTACCGATCCCGTTGAATAATAAAATTGTTGCCGGGTTCACGCCAAATAAAATAGGAACAATAACCGTTGCCCCAAACATGGCAAACAAATGTTGAAAGCTTAATGGAATGGTTTGTAGTAATGGTGGTCTTTCTTCAACACTTATCGTGCGGCGTGTCATGCTCGTCATCCTCTTATGCGTCGTGAATATTATTTTTTTATCAAAAAAAAGCCGACTCTTCAGTCGGCTTCATTATTATTTAGTACCAAATATCTTATCGCCCGCGTCTCCGAGACCTGGAACGATGTAACCATCTTTATTTAAATATTGATCAATCGAAGCGGTATACAGTTCAACATCAGGGTGAGCAGCTTCTAATGCAGCAATCCCTTCCGGTGCAGCAACAAGAACTAATATTTTAATTGAATTACAACCAGATTTTTTCAGAAGGTCGATAGTTGCAATCATCGAGCCACCGGTTGCTAACATGGGGTCAACAACCAAAGCCATACGCTCATCGATGTTTGAAACTAGCTTTTGGAAATATGGGACAGGTTGTAACGTTTCTTCATCACGGTAAATACCTACTACGCTGATACGTGCACTTGGAACGCTTTCCAGAACGCCGTTCATCATGCCAATACCGGCACGCAGGATAGGAACTACAGTGATTTTTTTACCTTTAATTTGCTCAATTTCTACAGGACCACACCAACCATCAATTGTTACTTTTTCAGTTTCTAGGTCAGCGGTCGCTTCATAAGTCAGTAGGCTACCAACCTCTGAGGCCAGTTCACGAAAGCGCTTAGTGCTTATGTCATGATCTCGCATCAGGCCGAGTTTATGTTTAACGAGAGGGTGTTTTACCTCAACGATCTTCATGGGTTTCTCCTACTTTTTTAAAACGTTACCGGACAAAAAAATCGCGGGATTATACCGCTTTTTTCCCTCAATGCCACTAGTATCATCTTGATTCAGGTCAAACAATCATCAATCTGGCGTTATTTGCTGAATTAGTATACACATAATATTTTTTATGGTGTAGGCAGTGAATAAAATCATGCGCTTTGCGTCACGACATCACAATTTATTGCAGCAAATATTTCAGTCAGAAAGCTATCGCAAACGTTTGCGGAGCCTGATAGAATATCGGCAAATGAAGTTATCTTTTCCAAAATGCAATTGCCTTGGGGGCCGTAGTGACTGATAAAACCTCTCTCAGCTATAAAGATGCCGGTGTTGATATTGATGCAGGTAACGCATTGGTTGAACGTATCAAAGGTGTGGTGAAAGAGACTCGCCGTCCAGAAGTGATGGGAGGATTGGGAGGGTTCGGCGCACTGTGTGCCCTGCCACAAAAATACCGCGAGCCTGTTTTA
The Providencia alcalifaciens DNA segment above includes these coding regions:
- a CDS encoding AI-2E family transporter; translated protein: MLEMFLQWYRRRFADPQAVALFSLLVIGFLVIFFFSSILAPLLVAIVLAYLLEWPTHLLQRLGLSRVLAVSIILTLFAGISAMVILIIAPTAWQQGINLVADLPNMVNRFSEFARRLPEQYPALVDAGIIDMMADNVRSRLSVVAESVVKASVASLIGIFTLAIYLVLVPLMMFFLLKDKEKITKSFLKLLPKNRLLVSKVWLEMNQQITNYLRGKVTEMVIVGVCTYIGFAYFDLRYSVLLSVLVGVSVLIPYIGAVAATIPVVLVALFQWGVGTEFWSLFIVYLVIQGLDSNIVVPLLYSEAVNLHPLVIILSVVIFGGLWGFWGVFFAIPLATLIKAVINAWPQDLSDSETTEKTEG
- the bcp gene encoding thioredoxin-dependent thiol peroxidase, with protein sequence MNPLKAGDKAPQFSLPDQDGEIINLSDFQGQRVLVYFYPKAMTPGCTVQACGLRDEMDTLKAKGVEVLGISTDKPEKLARFAEKELLNFTLLSDEDHQICEQFGVWGEKQFMGKTYDGIHRISFLVDANGTIEHVFDDFKTSNHHEIVLAYINAHA
- the hda gene encoding DnaA inactivator Hda, whose translation is MNTPSQLSLPLSLPDDETFASFYAGENEGLLSALKTAINQPHGSYIYYWSREGGGKSHLLHAACAELSEQGVAVGYVPLDKRAYFVPDVLEGMEHLSLVCIDNIQCIAGDEEWEMAIFNLYNRILEIGRTCLLITGDRPPRQIDLKLPDLASRLDWGQIYKLHPLSDEDKICALQLRASIRGFELPEDVCRFVLKRLDRKMGTLFDILNKLDHASIVAQRKMTIPFVKDILKL
- the dapA gene encoding 4-hydroxy-tetrahydrodipicolinate synthase; its protein translation is MANQNVNYKDFLQGSIVAVITPMDSAGNVDRKSLKQLVDYHVANKTSAIVSVGTTGESATLNHKEHVDVVKATLELADGRIPIIAGTGANATAEAISLTNEFENSGVVACLTVTPYYNRPSQEGLYQHFKAISENTSLPQVLYNVPSRTGCDLLPETVGRLAKLANIVAIKEATGNLARVHQIKELVDDHFVLLSGDDATALDFMQLGGKGVISVTSNVAAAQMVKMCDLALAGKYTEARELNKQLMGLHHQLFVEPNPIPAKWACHRLGLIADDTLRLPMTPLTVSGQQKVEDALKLAGLL
- a CDS encoding glycine cleavage system transcriptional repressor, producing MPKTEPQFLVITALGTDRPGIVNTMTRLVSECDCNIEDSRLAMFGEEFTFIMMLSGSWNAITLLEAILPTKGAELDLLIVMKRTHSVQKTYYPSTVTVNVMVDDAPRIIEQFTNLFTTQQCNIAELISKTQPANDTQPAQLEIQITAHDPLDDNGIIIKNKFQQLCTMLNAKGNISIVNNPKMQS
- a CDS encoding tetratricopeptide repeat protein codes for the protein MNKKLKYPLLAILMSALIHGAVLPAYSAVEDTLPDIGTTAGGTLSINQEIIMGDAITRQIRGSTPLIYDPLLTQYVNKLGQRLVTNADSVKTPFKFYLVNNPNINAYAYFGGNVVLHSALFRYSQNESQLASVMAHEISHVTQRHLARMMEDQKATTPLAIAGTIGSLLLVMANPQAGFAALTGTFAGMQQGMISFTQANEQEADRIGLQTLRRSGFDPHAMADFMQTMSDQTRYMSKPPEILLTHPLPDSRLADARNRSNQYPKVHAPSSLDFMLARVRILSMYSPADQRNALDQIIENYSKGNAQEQMAAKYGKALLLSQDKKYSEAGVIISELLAKQPDNPWFIDSMTDIDIEQKQVGKAVARLQDALKKSPKNTVFIVNLANAYVSNGQYKDATNLLNKYTFDYPDDPIGWDLLAEASAKLGDRNAELAAYAEGMALRGNYDTAINYLSEASRKSRLGSYEQQRFDARIDELTRLKERDSNAKP
- the arsC gene encoding arsenate reductase (glutaredoxin) (This arsenate reductase requires both glutathione and glutaredoxin to convert arsenate to arsenite, after which the efflux transporter formed by ArsA and ArsB can extrude the arsenite from the cell, providing resistance.); this translates as MTDSIKIYHNPRCSKSRETLALLQEKGITPTVVEYLTTPPSVADIEKLLKMLGFTDARQLMRTKEDIYKELKLADNNVTQAQLIQAMHDNPKLIERPIVVKGKKAKLGRPPEQVLEIL
- the uraA gene encoding uracil permease yields the protein MTRRTISVEERPPLLQTIPLSFQHLFAMFGATVIVPILFGVNPATILLFNGIGTLLYLFICKGKIPAYLGSSFAFISPVLILLPLGYELALGGFIICGVLFCIVALIVKVAGRGWINVMFPPAAMGAIVAVIGLELAQVAASMAGLLPKEGAAVDSSTLIISITTLSVTILCAVVFRGFLSIIPILIGFLTGYALSYFMGIVDFTPVIEAPWFAVPTFYTPRFEWFAILTILPAALVVIAEHVGHLVVTANIVERDLMKNPGLHRSMFANGFSTVLSGFFGSTPNTTYGENIGVMAITKVYSTWVIGGAAIIAILLSCVGKLAAAIQLVPVPVMGGVSLLLYGVIGASGIRVLIDSKVDYNKPQNLILTSVILIIGVSGAVIHIGQAELKGMALATIVGILMALLFRFITFVRPEKQFVTSEVKVLDENKK
- the upp gene encoding uracil phosphoribosyltransferase is translated as MKIVEVKHPLVKHKLGLMRDHDISTKRFRELASEVGSLLTYEATADLETEKVTIDGWCGPVEIEQIKGKKITVVPILRAGIGMMNGVLESVPSARISVVGIYRDEETLQPVPYFQKLVSNIDERMALVVDPMLATGGSMIATIDLLKKSGCNSIKILVLVAAPEGIAALEAAHPDVELYTASIDQYLNKDGYIVPGLGDAGDKIFGTK